The following coding sequences are from one Streptomyces dengpaensis window:
- a CDS encoding multicopper oxidase family protein: MDKHTRRTLLGTSIVAIGSGVLAACSRGGSPSGTGSHSAAASPPGADPHTGANPYAAGDPYAVASPHAGSGPHAEAGPHARGRAFRESGGTFVPKGPKGYVNPSDPEVIAVEKERGPGPVRRFRLIATETSLDLGGPTVRTWAYGDRLPGKEIRVTAGDILDLTLANHLPEATTLHSHGIRMRCDMDGVPGLTQYSIRPGADFNYRFAVTHPGTYWLHSHSGLQVDRGLYAPLIIEDPREPLSYDKEWVIVLDDWVDGVAGSTPDGVLAQLLDGKKMAHMDMGEGTSHDGSRHADEGARWHADKHAGPSRVLHGSRSRMLQGEGGNVDYPFYLINGRLPHAPSVFRARPGERIRLRIINAGSETAFRVALGGHKMTITHTDGYPVQHARTDALLIGMAERYDVLITAKDGVFPLVALAEGKDARAMAILRTGGGAPPRSVHLRELNGQVVPARRLVPQDSVALCNRRPDRELRFRLTGGHRKYDWSFDHQPYSVTQRHPIRQGERVRLTLINATDMFHPVHLHGHTFALKGFGAVGARKDTSLVLPHRKIVVDFNADNPGLWMLHCHNQYHSESGMMTILGYRK; this comes from the coding sequence CGGGAGTCCTGGCCGCCTGTTCCAGGGGGGGTTCGCCCTCAGGAACCGGTTCGCACTCGGCGGCCGCCTCCCCGCCCGGGGCCGACCCGCACACGGGGGCCAACCCGTACGCGGCGGGTGACCCGTACGCGGTGGCCAGCCCGCACGCGGGGAGCGGCCCGCACGCGGAGGCAGGCCCGCACGCGCGGGGCAGGGCCTTCCGCGAAAGCGGCGGCACCTTCGTCCCCAAGGGACCCAAGGGATACGTGAACCCGTCCGATCCCGAGGTCATCGCCGTCGAGAAGGAACGCGGGCCCGGACCCGTCCGCAGGTTCAGGCTCATCGCCACCGAGACGTCCCTCGACCTGGGCGGCCCGACCGTCAGGACATGGGCGTACGGCGACAGGCTGCCCGGCAAGGAGATCCGGGTAACCGCGGGCGACATCCTCGATCTCACACTCGCCAACCACCTGCCCGAGGCGACGACGCTGCACTCGCACGGCATCCGGATGCGCTGCGACATGGACGGCGTACCGGGCCTGACCCAGTACTCCATCAGGCCCGGTGCGGACTTCAACTACCGCTTCGCCGTGACGCACCCAGGCACGTACTGGCTGCATTCGCACTCGGGACTGCAGGTCGACCGGGGCCTGTACGCCCCACTGATCATCGAGGACCCCCGGGAGCCGCTGTCCTACGACAAGGAGTGGGTCATCGTCCTGGACGACTGGGTGGACGGCGTGGCCGGTTCGACCCCGGACGGGGTGCTCGCGCAGTTGCTCGACGGCAAAAAGATGGCGCACATGGACATGGGTGAGGGCACCTCGCACGACGGTTCCCGACACGCCGACGAGGGCGCCCGCTGGCACGCCGACAAGCACGCCGGACCCTCCCGCGTGCTGCACGGTTCCCGCAGCCGCATGCTGCAGGGAGAGGGCGGCAACGTCGACTACCCGTTCTACCTGATCAACGGCCGCCTCCCGCACGCCCCTTCGGTGTTCCGGGCCCGCCCCGGCGAGCGCATCCGGCTGCGGATCATCAACGCCGGGAGCGAGACGGCGTTCCGGGTGGCCCTGGGCGGCCACAAGATGACGATCACGCACACGGACGGCTACCCGGTCCAGCACGCGAGGACCGACGCGCTGCTGATCGGCATGGCCGAACGCTACGACGTGCTGATCACCGCCAAGGACGGAGTGTTCCCGCTGGTCGCGCTCGCCGAGGGCAAGGACGCACGAGCCATGGCCATCCTGCGCACCGGCGGCGGGGCCCCGCCCCGGTCCGTACATCTGCGGGAGCTCAACGGCCAGGTCGTACCGGCCAGACGCCTGGTACCGCAGGATTCCGTGGCCCTCTGCAACCGCCGCCCGGACCGCGAGCTGCGCTTCAGGCTGACCGGCGGCCACAGGAAGTACGACTGGAGCTTCGACCACCAGCCCTACTCCGTGACACAACGCCATCCGATCCGGCAGGGCGAGCGGGTCCGTCTGACCCTCATCAACGCCACCGATATGTTCCACCCCGTGCACTTGCACGGCCACACGTTCGCCCTGAAGGGCTTCGGCGCGGTCGGAGCCCGCAAGGACACCTCCCTGGTCCTGCCGCACCGCAAAATCGTGGTCGACTTCAACGCCGACAATCCGGGCCTGTGGATGCTCCACTGCCACAACCAGTACCACTCCGAATCCGGCATGATGACCATCCTCGGCTACCGGAAGTGA